From Xenopus laevis strain J_2021 chromosome 7L, Xenopus_laevis_v10.1, whole genome shotgun sequence, one genomic window encodes:
- the grk5.L gene encoding G protein-coupled receptor kinase 5 isoform X1: protein MELENIVANTVLLKAREGGGGKRKGKSKKWKEILKFPHISQCEELRKATERDYYNLCEKQPIGRLLFRQFCEAQPDLECLIHFLDAVAEYEVTPDEKLGEKGREIILKYLTPESPVYVSEVGQDIVHQMEEKLEICPYKELFSHCAKSVFDFLSGEPFHCYLESMYFDRFLQWKWLERQPVTKNTFRQYRVLGKGGFGEVCACQVRATGKMYACKRLEKKRIKKRKGESMALNEKQILEKVTSRFVVNLAYGYETKDALCLVLTLMNGGDLKFHIYNMGNPGFQEERASFYAAEILCGLGDLHKENIVYRDLKPENILLDDYGHIRISDLGLAVKIPEGDSIRGRVGTVGYMAPEVLNNQKYTFSPDFWDLGCLIYEMIAGQSPFRGRKEKVKREEVDRRVLETEEVYSQKFSDEAKSVCKLLLTKDVKRRLGCQEGGAMDVKRHPFFRVINFKRLEAGIMDPPFVPDPRAVYCKDVLDIEQFSTVKGVNLDQTDDDFYTKFSTGCVSIPWQNEMIETECFKELNVYGPNRTLSPDLNRSHPPEPPKKSLLHRIFRRQHQNNSNSSPCTKSSLNHDVNTNHISTNSTGSS, encoded by the exons GTGGAGGTGGGAAACGCAAGGGGAAGAGCAAAAAGTGGAAGGAAATCCTAAAATTCCCCCACATCAGTCAATGTGAAGAGCTCCGGAAGGCCACAG AGAGAGACTACTACAACCTGTGCGAGAAGCAGCCAATCGGGAGGCTCCTATTCCGCCAGTTCTGCGAGGCCCAACCGGACCTGGAATGTCTTATCCACTTTCTGGATGCCGTG GCAGAATATGAGGTGACCCCTGATGAAAAGCTGGGAGAGAAAGGGAGGGAGATTATTCTGAAATACCTCACCCCAGAG TCTCCGGTATATGTCTCTGAAGTTGGCCAAGATATTGTTCACCAAATGGAGGAGAAACTGGAGATCTGTCCCTACAAAGAGCTGTTTTCTCACTGTGCAAA ATCTGTGTTCGACTTCTTGAGTGGAGAGCCCTTTCATTGCTACTTGGAGAGCATGTACTTCGACCGCTTCCTCCAGTGGAAATGGCTGGAAAG ACAGCCCGTAACTAAGAACACTTTCCGGCAGTACCGGGTTCTGGGTAAAGGAGGCTTTGGAGAG GTGTGCGCTTGCCAGGTCCGAGCCACGGGGAAGATGTACGCCTGCAAGAGGCTCGAGAAGAAGAGGATCAAGAAGAGGAAAGGGGAATCCATGGCTCTGAATGAGAAGCAGATCTTGGAGAAAGTCACCAGCAGATTTGTG GTGAACCTGGCGTACGGCTACGAGACCAAGGACGCGCTGTGCCTGGTGCTGACGCTAATGAACGGCGGGGACCTGAAGTTCCATATTTACAACATGGGGAATCCGGGATTTCAGgaagaaagggcttctttctacGCAGCCGAGATACTGTGCGGCCTGGGGGACCTTCATAAAGAGAACATTGTCTACCG GGACCTGAAACCTGAAAATATTCTTCTGGATGATTATG GTCATATAAGGATTTCTGACTTGGGCCTGGCTGTCAAAATCCCAGAAGGCGACTCAATTCGTGGACGGGTGGGGACAGTTGGGTATATGG CACCAGAAGTTCTTAATAACCAGAAGTACACCTTCAGTCCTGACTTCTGGGACCTGGGCTGCCTGATCTATGAGATGATAGCTGGCCAGTCTCCATTCAGGGGGAGGAAGGAAAAGGTGAAGAGGGAGGAAGTGGACAGGAGAGTCCTGGAGACGGAGGAAGTTTATTCTCAGAAGTTTTCTGACGAGGCCAAATCAGTGTGTAAACTG CTACTCACCAAAGACGTGAAGCGGAGGCTGGGGTGTCAGGAGGGAGGTGCAATGGACGTAAAGCGACACCCCTTTTTCAGAGTCATAAACTTTAAACGATTAGAAGCAGGTATAATGGACCCCCCCTTTGTTCCCGAT CCCCGTGCCGTATACTGTAAAGATGTCTTGGACATAGAACAGTTCTCAACAGTCAAAGGCGTCAACCTGGACCAAACCGATGATGACTTCTACACAAAATTTTCAACAGGCTGTGTGTCAATCCCTTGGCAAAATGAG ATGATCGAGACAGAATGCTTCAAAGAGCTGAATGTTTATGGGCCGAACAGGACGCTCTCCCCGGACCTAAACAGGAGTCACCCCCCGGAACCCCCCAAGAAGAGTTTGCTTCATCGTATCTTCAGACGCCAG CACCAAAACAATTCCAACAGCTCCCCGTGTACCAAGTCATCTTTAAACCATGACGTGAACACAAACCACATCAGTACCAACTCTACCGGAAGTAGCTAG
- the grk5.L gene encoding G protein-coupled receptor kinase 5 isoform X2: protein MSLKLAKILFTKWRRNWRSVPTKSCFLTVQNRSVFDFLSGEPFHCYLESMYFDRFLQWKWLERQPVTKNTFRQYRVLGKGGFGEVCACQVRATGKMYACKRLEKKRIKKRKGESMALNEKQILEKVTSRFVVNLAYGYETKDALCLVLTLMNGGDLKFHIYNMGNPGFQEERASFYAAEILCGLGDLHKENIVYRDLKPENILLDDYGHIRISDLGLAVKIPEGDSIRGRVGTVGYMAPEVLNNQKYTFSPDFWDLGCLIYEMIAGQSPFRGRKEKVKREEVDRRVLETEEVYSQKFSDEAKSVCKLLLTKDVKRRLGCQEGGAMDVKRHPFFRVINFKRLEAGIMDPPFVPDPRAVYCKDVLDIEQFSTVKGVNLDQTDDDFYTKFSTGCVSIPWQNEMIETECFKELNVYGPNRTLSPDLNRSHPPEPPKKSLLHRIFRRQHQNNSNSSPCTKSSLNHDVNTNHISTNSTGSS, encoded by the exons ATGTCTCTGAAGTTGGCCAAGATATTGTTCACCAAATGGAGGAGAAACTGGAGATCTGTCCCTACAAAGAGCTGTTTTCTCACTGTGCAAA ATAGATCTGTGTTCGACTTCTTGAGTGGAGAGCCCTTTCATTGCTACTTGGAGAGCATGTACTTCGACCGCTTCCTCCAGTGGAAATGGCTGGAAAG ACAGCCCGTAACTAAGAACACTTTCCGGCAGTACCGGGTTCTGGGTAAAGGAGGCTTTGGAGAG GTGTGCGCTTGCCAGGTCCGAGCCACGGGGAAGATGTACGCCTGCAAGAGGCTCGAGAAGAAGAGGATCAAGAAGAGGAAAGGGGAATCCATGGCTCTGAATGAGAAGCAGATCTTGGAGAAAGTCACCAGCAGATTTGTG GTGAACCTGGCGTACGGCTACGAGACCAAGGACGCGCTGTGCCTGGTGCTGACGCTAATGAACGGCGGGGACCTGAAGTTCCATATTTACAACATGGGGAATCCGGGATTTCAGgaagaaagggcttctttctacGCAGCCGAGATACTGTGCGGCCTGGGGGACCTTCATAAAGAGAACATTGTCTACCG GGACCTGAAACCTGAAAATATTCTTCTGGATGATTATG GTCATATAAGGATTTCTGACTTGGGCCTGGCTGTCAAAATCCCAGAAGGCGACTCAATTCGTGGACGGGTGGGGACAGTTGGGTATATGG CACCAGAAGTTCTTAATAACCAGAAGTACACCTTCAGTCCTGACTTCTGGGACCTGGGCTGCCTGATCTATGAGATGATAGCTGGCCAGTCTCCATTCAGGGGGAGGAAGGAAAAGGTGAAGAGGGAGGAAGTGGACAGGAGAGTCCTGGAGACGGAGGAAGTTTATTCTCAGAAGTTTTCTGACGAGGCCAAATCAGTGTGTAAACTG CTACTCACCAAAGACGTGAAGCGGAGGCTGGGGTGTCAGGAGGGAGGTGCAATGGACGTAAAGCGACACCCCTTTTTCAGAGTCATAAACTTTAAACGATTAGAAGCAGGTATAATGGACCCCCCCTTTGTTCCCGAT CCCCGTGCCGTATACTGTAAAGATGTCTTGGACATAGAACAGTTCTCAACAGTCAAAGGCGTCAACCTGGACCAAACCGATGATGACTTCTACACAAAATTTTCAACAGGCTGTGTGTCAATCCCTTGGCAAAATGAG ATGATCGAGACAGAATGCTTCAAAGAGCTGAATGTTTATGGGCCGAACAGGACGCTCTCCCCGGACCTAAACAGGAGTCACCCCCCGGAACCCCCCAAGAAGAGTTTGCTTCATCGTATCTTCAGACGCCAG CACCAAAACAATTCCAACAGCTCCCCGTGTACCAAGTCATCTTTAAACCATGACGTGAACACAAACCACATCAGTACCAACTCTACCGGAAGTAGCTAG